The Inediibacterium massiliense genome has a segment encoding these proteins:
- a CDS encoding D-alanyl-D-alanine carboxypeptidase family protein: protein MKKITALICAMILAANISFSYGQDIEIKGKAALLMEEETGKILYEKNIKEVFPPASITKLMTYLVTMDEIQKGKISLEDEVIISERASKERGASYHLVSFEKIKLKELIEVMMIVSANDAAFAISEHVGGSMENFVNMMNQKAKDIGLEDTHFDNPNGMPQKDGGNLMTAKDIASLGKYIIDHHKEILSLTDQEFYENPMRDFYKENTNKLLKIIPQVDGLKTGYTDAAGYCLASSMQVHKNSEDEKDFRLIAVVLGTDSEEARFRESKKLLEYGSEGFVKKRIVKKNEKIKTIHLWGEKKLPITLLAKEDIWTLGPKEKIGKNREILLVKKMPYPISKGQKIGELKVTTYDGKMIKTDLVSDRDIRKLSFKLFITNFFHIFASVFSNMW, encoded by the coding sequence TTGAAAAAAATTACAGCATTGATTTGTGCAATGATTCTAGCAGCTAATATTTCTTTTTCTTATGGACAGGATATAGAAATAAAAGGGAAAGCAGCTTTATTAATGGAAGAGGAAACTGGTAAAATATTATATGAAAAAAATATAAAAGAAGTATTTCCTCCAGCTAGTATTACAAAATTAATGACATATCTTGTAACTATGGATGAGATTCAAAAGGGAAAGATCTCTTTAGAAGATGAAGTGATCATTAGTGAAAGAGCCTCTAAAGAAAGAGGAGCTTCCTATCACCTTGTTTCATTTGAAAAAATAAAGCTAAAAGAATTAATAGAAGTAATGATGATTGTTTCTGCTAATGATGCAGCTTTTGCTATTTCAGAACATGTAGGAGGAAGTATGGAAAACTTCGTAAACATGATGAATCAAAAAGCAAAAGATATTGGTCTTGAGGATACTCATTTTGACAATCCAAATGGAATGCCCCAAAAAGATGGTGGAAATTTAATGACTGCAAAGGATATTGCTTCTTTAGGAAAGTATATTATAGATCATCATAAAGAAATTCTTTCTCTTACAGATCAAGAATTTTATGAAAATCCTATGAGAGATTTCTATAAAGAAAATACCAATAAACTTTTAAAAATTATTCCTCAAGTAGATGGACTTAAAACAGGATATACAGATGCAGCAGGATATTGTCTTGCATCTAGCATGCAGGTTCATAAGAATAGTGAGGATGAAAAGGATTTTAGACTCATTGCAGTAGTATTAGGGACGGATAGTGAAGAAGCTCGGTTTAGAGAAAGCAAAAAGCTTTTAGAATATGGGTCAGAAGGTTTTGTGAAAAAGAGAATAGTAAAAAAGAATGAAAAAATAAAAACAATTCATTTATGGGGAGAAAAAAAGCTTCCCATAACACTTTTAGCAAAAGAAGATATTTGGACATTAGGACCTAAAGAGAAGATAGGAAAAAATAGAGAAATTCTGTTAGTGAAGAAAATGCCCTATCCTATATCTAAAGGACAAAAAATAGGGGAGTTAAAAGTTACTACTTATGATGGAAAGATGATCAAAACAGATTTGGTAAGTGATAGAGACATTAGAAAGCTTTCTTTTAAACTATTTATTACAAACTTTTTTCATATTTTTGCAAGTGTTTTTTCTAATATGTGGTAA
- a CDS encoding ParA family protein: protein MKVITFFNNKGGVGKTTSAVNIASYFAKKLDKRILFMDLDPQSNSTQLVVREEDWGKFYGPDRTEKTIYDYFRKIIIGEANIQFYEVPIKTSDTRYNFHLIPGHPKLSIIEEKLSKAWTSCFEGDIGGFRVTNWLRQFEDHYKEEYDYIIIDLGPSLGALNRSILLNSHYFITPMGSDIFSLLGIDNLSQWFNTWKTLYKDALKVLHRQYEVEDYESFNINHNPDEMTKFIGFSVQQYVKRKFKSGYRAIRAYEEVIENMPNEIKEKLQIHSFENLTLDDLKLGDIPYLYSLIPLSQTSKAPIFELEYSDGVRGAQSIAAEEYGQLMDSITKKILSNMEVNR, encoded by the coding sequence GTGAAAGTTATAACTTTTTTCAATAATAAAGGGGGAGTTGGGAAGACAACTTCTGCAGTTAATATTGCAAGCTATTTTGCTAAAAAACTAGATAAAAGAATTCTTTTTATGGATCTTGATCCTCAATCAAATTCTACACAATTAGTAGTACGTGAAGAAGATTGGGGAAAATTTTATGGTCCTGATAGAACTGAAAAAACTATTTATGATTACTTTAGAAAAATAATTATAGGTGAGGCTAATATTCAGTTTTACGAAGTTCCAATAAAAACAAGTGATACTAGATATAATTTTCATCTAATTCCTGGACATCCTAAACTATCTATAATTGAAGAGAAATTAAGTAAGGCATGGACTTCTTGTTTTGAAGGAGATATTGGAGGGTTCAGGGTAACTAATTGGTTGAGACAGTTTGAAGATCATTATAAAGAAGAATATGATTATATAATTATTGATTTAGGACCATCATTAGGAGCATTGAATAGGAGTATTTTACTTAATTCACACTATTTTATTACACCGATGGGATCTGATATTTTTAGCTTGTTGGGCATTGATAACTTAAGTCAATGGTTTAACACATGGAAAACACTATATAAGGATGCTTTGAAAGTTTTGCATAGACAATACGAAGTAGAGGATTACGAATCATTTAATATAAATCATAACCCTGATGAAATGACTAAATTTATTGGGTTTTCAGTACAGCAATATGTTAAACGTAAATTTAAGTCTGGATATAGAGCGATAAGAGCATATGAAGAAGTTATAGAAAATATGCCAAATGAAATCAAGGAAAAACTTCAAATACATAGTTTTGAAAATCTAACTTTAGACGATTTAAAATTAGGAGATATTCCATATTTATATAGTTTGATACCTTTATCTCAAACTTCAAAAGCTCCGATATTTGAGTTAGAGTATTCTGATGGTGTACGAGGTGCTCAATCAATAGCTGCTGAAGAGTATGGTCAATTAATGGACTCCATTACAAAGAAAATTTTAAGTAATATGGAGGTGAACAGATGA
- a CDS encoding SIR2 family protein — MIVNWPENLLEEIAAQRCILFIGSGLTSTCVDEGGRRPPGWEQFIRNFLDEIKKGHTVEENISFIENMLKQKNYLMALQGIYNNIDPGMYSRFLKRQFMLNGYTESSAYKDIIKLNCKITVTTNFDKMLDKHYHNDNFVVADYHDTSRIISNIKAPQNILIKAHGTIDNTNKMIFTNQQYFKARTENPQFYKILEALFLTNTVLFIGYSMNDPDIHLILEALSHVSADSSPHYILTEQNSYPSQITEYWNNAFNLNTITYTGKNYENFLQAISTLVKEVDQFRL, encoded by the coding sequence ATGATAGTTAACTGGCCTGAAAATCTTCTAGAAGAAATTGCAGCACAGAGGTGTATATTATTTATAGGATCTGGACTAACTTCGACTTGTGTGGATGAAGGAGGTAGAAGACCTCCTGGGTGGGAACAATTCATAAGGAATTTTTTAGATGAGATAAAAAAAGGACATACAGTTGAAGAAAATATTAGTTTTATAGAGAATATGTTGAAACAGAAAAACTACCTTATGGCACTTCAGGGTATATATAATAATATAGACCCTGGAATGTATTCAAGATTCTTAAAGAGACAGTTTATGCTAAATGGTTATACAGAATCATCAGCATATAAAGATATAATAAAACTAAATTGTAAAATTACAGTTACAACAAACTTTGATAAGATGTTAGATAAACATTATCATAATGATAATTTTGTTGTTGCTGATTATCATGATACTTCAAGAATAATATCAAACATAAAGGCTCCACAAAATATATTAATTAAAGCTCATGGCACTATTGATAATACTAATAAAATGATTTTTACTAACCAACAATACTTTAAAGCAAGAACAGAAAACCCACAGTTTTACAAAATATTAGAAGCTTTATTTTTAACGAATACAGTATTATTCATTGGTTATAGCATGAATGATCCAGATATTCATCTAATACTAGAAGCTCTTTCGCATGTAAGTGCGGATTCTTCACCACATTATATATTAACTGAACAAAATAGTTATCCAAGTCAGATTACTGAGTATTGGAATAATGCATTTAACTTAAATACCATAACCTATACAGGTAAAAATTATGAGAACTTTTTACAAGCCATATCAACTTTGGTAAAAGAAGTGGATCAGTTTAGGCTATAA
- a CDS encoding DNA-methyltransferase has product MKNTIHINRLYKILGITNNDEAVKVARKLKIPKKQLEYYNNERILPIGACLEKIKEHLNVDTPKLKIMLGIFDRDLIDWLSDNNHLFLEEYNNTQINDVIELRPEFTTENGRLYRSDCIELMQSMDDNSVDTIFADPPFNLSKVYESGIDDNLSEDSYLIWTEKWLLECIRILKPGGALFVYNIPKWLTETAYILNNYLDFRHWIALNFRGYTPPIPNKLNVSHYGLLYYTKGSQVNVFNKQRIPMKTCRHCGGEIHDYGGKKRDVPINGQTISDTWEDIHPVRHKSHKNREENELPLKLLLRVISLTTNEGNIVFDPFGGSGTTYVASELLRRKWIGCEIGSLNPIINRFNNNERDTSIYGQFIEESNTIFINKQRELRADNGFWLPEDYQRE; this is encoded by the coding sequence GTGAAAAACACTATTCATATAAATAGACTTTACAAGATATTAGGTATTACTAATAACGATGAAGCTGTTAAAGTAGCGAGAAAACTTAAAATACCAAAAAAACAACTTGAATATTATAATAATGAGAGAATACTACCTATTGGAGCATGTCTTGAGAAGATAAAAGAACATCTTAATGTGGATACACCAAAATTAAAAATTATGCTTGGTATATTTGATAGAGATCTAATTGATTGGCTCTCAGATAATAATCACCTATTTTTGGAAGAGTATAATAACACACAAATAAATGATGTAATAGAGTTAAGACCAGAATTTACTACTGAAAATGGGCGATTATATAGAAGTGATTGTATTGAATTAATGCAGTCAATGGACGATAATAGCGTAGATACCATATTTGCAGATCCACCTTTTAACTTATCAAAAGTATATGAGTCAGGGATTGATGACAATTTATCAGAAGATAGCTATCTAATTTGGACCGAAAAGTGGTTATTAGAATGTATTAGAATATTAAAACCAGGAGGTGCATTATTTGTTTATAATATACCAAAGTGGTTAACTGAAACAGCATATATTCTGAATAATTATCTTGATTTCAGACATTGGATAGCACTTAACTTTAGAGGATATACACCACCAATTCCTAACAAATTAAATGTAAGTCATTATGGATTACTTTATTATACTAAGGGATCTCAAGTAAATGTATTTAATAAGCAGAGAATACCAATGAAAACATGTAGACATTGTGGTGGAGAGATACATGATTATGGGGGAAAGAAAAGAGATGTCCCTATAAATGGTCAAACTATCTCTGATACATGGGAAGATATACATCCAGTGAGACATAAGTCCCATAAAAATAGAGAAGAAAATGAATTACCATTAAAGTTACTTTTAAGAGTAATTTCATTGACAACTAATGAAGGAAATATAGTGTTTGATCCGTTTGGTGGAAGTGGTACAACCTATGTTGCATCGGAATTATTAAGGAGAAAATGGATTGGCTGTGAAATTGGAAGCTTAAATCCTATAATTAATAGATTTAATAATAATGAAAGAGATACTTCTATATACGGACAGTTTATTGAAGAAAGTAATACTATTTTTATAAATAAACAGAGGGAATTGAGAGCAGATAATGGATTTTGGTTGCCTGAAGATTATCAAAGAGAATAA
- a CDS encoding AAA family ATPase gives MLIQFNFKNFKGFRDEVSLDMTATSLKEHPYNLIDTNKKESFLKVTAIYGANGSGKSSVIQAFEFMRKWVLTSFKRESEKKGIPIKRFAFDNVSRKKTAEFEVFFRCKSNEYQYGFTVDDKKIHEEWLYKRDFTSKNKYDTLFERIGDKIECSNKLKSAENLVELVEESTLFLSIIASAKIMYAKEVFKWFLDTDIIDFGDIGLEMFLTRMLPPYIEEEEYLEGMKAFLKAVDINIDGIRVEKKEISDEERDEYKIFSKHLSQDKKTIYEIPFTEESSGTQKMFALYNFIISTIKNGNTLIVDELDAKLHPLLLRYVINMFHNDEINKKGAQLIYTTHDNYTLTREIFRRDQVWFVEKNEEAVSDLYSLAELKLEDNTKVRNDATYNKQYLLGRYGAVPVLRGFDMWRNEYGEVK, from the coding sequence ATGCTCATACAATTCAATTTCAAAAACTTTAAAGGCTTTAGAGATGAAGTTTCATTAGATATGACAGCGACTTCATTAAAAGAGCATCCATATAATCTTATAGATACAAATAAAAAAGAATCATTTTTAAAAGTTACAGCTATATATGGTGCAAATGGAAGTGGAAAGAGTTCTGTAATACAAGCATTTGAGTTTATGCGTAAGTGGGTATTAACATCATTTAAAAGAGAGAGTGAAAAGAAAGGAATACCTATTAAAAGATTTGCATTCGATAATGTAAGTAGGAAAAAAACTGCTGAATTTGAAGTGTTTTTTAGATGTAAGTCTAATGAATATCAATATGGATTTACGGTAGATGATAAAAAAATTCATGAAGAATGGCTTTATAAGAGAGATTTTACAAGCAAAAATAAGTATGATACCTTATTTGAAAGAATTGGAGATAAAATAGAGTGTAGTAATAAATTAAAAAGTGCAGAAAATCTAGTTGAATTAGTAGAAGAATCTACCCTATTTTTATCCATAATAGCAAGTGCTAAAATTATGTATGCAAAAGAGGTTTTTAAGTGGTTTTTAGATACAGATATAATAGATTTTGGGGATATTGGGTTAGAGATGTTTTTAACTAGAATGTTACCTCCTTATATAGAGGAAGAAGAATACCTTGAAGGAATGAAAGCATTTTTAAAAGCAGTAGATATAAACATTGATGGAATAAGAGTTGAAAAAAAAGAAATATCTGATGAAGAAAGGGATGAATATAAAATTTTTTCAAAACATTTATCCCAAGACAAAAAAACAATATATGAAATTCCATTTACAGAAGAATCAAGTGGAACTCAAAAAATGTTTGCTTTATATAATTTTATTATATCAACCATAAAAAATGGAAATACATTAATCGTTGATGAGTTGGATGCAAAACTCCATCCTCTATTACTAAGATATGTAATAAATATGTTTCATAATGATGAGATTAATAAAAAAGGAGCACAACTTATATATACTACCCATGATAATTATACATTGACTAGAGAAATATTTAGGAGAGACCAAGTATGGTTTGTTGAAAAAAATGAAGAAGCTGTCTCAGATCTATATTCTTTGGCAGAATTAAAGCTAGAAGATAATACAAAAGTTAGAAATGATGCAACATATAATAAACAATACTTACTTGGGAGATATGGAGCAGTTCCTGTATTAAGAGGATTTGATATGTGGAGGAATGAATATGGGGAAGTTAAATAG
- a CDS encoding RloB family protein, translating to MGKLNRGGKKRSREINTREVAPAYCLIITEGTETEVNYFENIKDIINKNYKGRIKVQPIALKVKGIGKSTCALVKEAVKRRSLGNFSDVWVVFDKDDNIDFDDAIKLAKNEGLNIAWSNESFELWLLLHFQELNSPLTRNYYESKLDSHFKRLNYNNGKYEKNIKTIFELMRDNTLKAIERGDKLLNEYKCNRINICSKMNPATTVQDLVNILLPYIK from the coding sequence ATGGGGAAGTTAAATAGAGGTGGAAAGAAGAGAAGTAGGGAAATTAATACTAGAGAAGTTGCTCCGGCGTATTGTTTAATAATAACCGAAGGTACTGAAACAGAGGTGAATTATTTTGAAAACATTAAAGATATAATCAATAAGAATTATAAAGGTAGGATAAAAGTACAGCCAATAGCTTTAAAAGTAAAAGGAATAGGCAAGAGTACTTGTGCATTAGTAAAAGAAGCAGTAAAGCGAAGAAGTTTAGGGAATTTTAGTGATGTTTGGGTAGTATTTGATAAAGATGATAATATTGATTTTGATGATGCTATAAAATTAGCAAAGAACGAAGGGCTAAATATAGCTTGGTCAAATGAAAGTTTTGAACTATGGTTATTACTACATTTCCAGGAGTTAAATTCGCCTTTGACAAGAAATTATTATGAAAGTAAATTAGATAGTCATTTTAAAAGATTGAATTATAATAATGGCAAATATGAAAAAAATATTAAAACTATATTTGAATTAATGAGAGATAATACTTTGAAAGCGATAGAACGGGGTGATAAATTATTGAATGAATATAAATGTAATAGAATAAATATATGTTCTAAAATGAATCCAGCAACTACTGTACAAGATTTGGTTAATATTTTATTACCTTATATTAAGTAA
- a CDS encoding ATP-binding protein, producing the protein MKKRKIIILTILLIMGFISIRKLDINLRYNMGMREYYKYNTPLSEKEKELLKKKPFIVGVYNDPPLAFINEFNNYNTGIMVDYLSQLAIELSSNIHLKVGSKDYLLDAMKSDEVDVMVVENTYQNKKEFDISQPLCVVKVKILVKNNSNIENIKDLKDMTLVTLERDNIDGRINKYFKYKSNVKIIEVDNIYQCFALINKNSAVGFVGDDMEAAHFLNVTNRGTNFRFLEPTLYEKKMCLAVKKENSYLLNILNKGILELKKKNLIAQTQYKWLGDFDTHSIDLRNIELAYKVVIGILFIIGIFSSWNYVITQRVNTKTKELSESKEELRLIIDTMQSGIMVIENDCIIVECNDAVTSITNMPREALIGVDYNQLKVLEPFVDKDQMNKVLNVGKAYYYVTSQKIASNKSMIIIENYTEKYLNEKKARQEAKLIAVGQLSAGLAHEIRNPLGLIKSYSYIIEKYCVNEICEHAILVINDSVARINKLIENLLRFSKLSNDEIKSVNIENLVSLILDLEKKNIEQNEINMICKITGNHSKPVLINEDVLRMVLLNLINNSINSFEGVEREKKNIYLTMKIEEDYLNIKVIDNGCGIEKEKLENIFDPFYSTKENGTGLGLYIISTEISNNDGRISVKSNFGEGTEFDIVLPIKG; encoded by the coding sequence ATGAAAAAGAGAAAGATCATAATCTTAACTATACTGCTAATTATGGGTTTCATTAGTATAAGGAAGTTAGACATAAATTTAAGATATAATATGGGGATGCGTGAATATTATAAATACAATACTCCATTAAGCGAAAAGGAAAAAGAGTTGTTAAAGAAAAAACCTTTTATTGTAGGGGTTTATAATGATCCCCCTTTGGCATTTATTAATGAATTTAATAATTATAATACTGGAATTATGGTAGATTATTTATCCCAGTTGGCAATTGAATTAAGTAGTAATATTCATTTAAAAGTAGGATCAAAGGACTATCTCCTTGATGCAATGAAAAGTGATGAAGTGGATGTCATGGTTGTGGAAAATACATATCAGAATAAAAAAGAGTTTGACATAAGTCAGCCACTTTGTGTTGTTAAGGTGAAAATACTAGTTAAGAACAACTCCAATATAGAAAATATTAAGGATCTAAAGGATATGACTTTAGTCACATTGGAGAGAGATAATATAGATGGGCGCATAAATAAATATTTTAAATATAAAAGTAATGTTAAAATCATTGAAGTAGACAATATCTATCAATGCTTTGCTTTAATCAATAAGAATAGTGCAGTTGGATTTGTGGGAGATGATATGGAAGCTGCACATTTTCTTAATGTGACCAATAGAGGTACAAATTTCAGGTTTTTAGAACCGACTCTTTATGAGAAAAAGATGTGCTTAGCTGTTAAAAAAGAAAATAGCTATTTACTTAATATATTGAACAAAGGTATATTAGAATTAAAGAAAAAAAATTTGATCGCACAGACTCAATATAAATGGCTTGGAGATTTTGACACTCATAGTATTGATTTAAGAAATATTGAGTTGGCCTATAAAGTAGTAATTGGCATTTTATTTATTATAGGTATCTTTTCTAGCTGGAATTATGTTATTACTCAAAGAGTGAATACCAAGACTAAGGAACTATCTGAGAGTAAAGAAGAATTACGTTTGATTATTGATACCATGCAAAGCGGTATTATGGTTATAGAAAATGATTGTATAATTGTGGAATGCAATGATGCAGTGACTAGTATAACGAATATGCCTAGAGAAGCTTTAATAGGGGTTGACTATAACCAGCTTAAAGTATTAGAGCCTTTTGTTGACAAAGATCAAATGAATAAGGTATTAAATGTAGGTAAGGCATATTATTATGTTACTAGTCAGAAAATTGCTAGCAATAAAAGTATGATTATAATTGAAAACTATACAGAAAAGTATTTAAATGAAAAGAAGGCTAGACAGGAAGCTAAATTGATAGCTGTTGGACAGCTATCAGCTGGATTGGCTCATGAAATAAGAAATCCATTAGGCTTAATAAAAAGCTATAGTTATATTATTGAAAAGTATTGTGTGAATGAAATTTGTGAGCATGCTATATTAGTGATAAATGACTCGGTAGCAAGAATTAACAAGCTTATTGAGAACTTGTTGAGATTTTCAAAGCTTTCAAATGATGAAATAAAATCAGTGAATATTGAAAACTTAGTAAGTTTAATACTAGATTTGGAAAAAAAGAATATTGAACAAAATGAAATCAATATGATCTGCAAGATCACAGGAAACCATTCAAAGCCAGTTTTAATCAATGAAGATGTACTAAGAATGGTACTGCTTAATCTAATAAATAATAGTATTAATTCATTTGAAGGTGTTGAGAGAGAAAAAAAGAATATCTACTTAACAATGAAAATTGAAGAAGACTATTTAAATATCAAGGTTATAGATAATGGCTGTGGTATAGAAAAGGAAAAGCTTGAGAACATATTTGATCCTTTTTATTCTACTAAAGAGAATGGAACAGGCTTAGGTCTCTATATTATTAGTACAGAAATATCCAATAATGATGGAAGGATATCTGTAAAAAGTAATTTTGGAGAAGGTACAGAGTTTGATATAGTTTTACCAATAAAGGGGTAG